One genomic segment of uncultured Desulfobacter sp. includes these proteins:
- a CDS encoding Hsp20/alpha crystallin family protein — protein MLTRRFFDTPVWDFDVTKPFAEIERLRRRMDRLFDEWMPSTWNAGRTMGVFPLINLTEDQESYILRAEIPGVKAENLDIQVTAKSVSISGERHLPQKKENVSYHRRERECGRFSRAVALSGEIAPDSVNAKLKHGVLTLRLPKTEGSKAKQISVMLSQS, from the coding sequence ATGCTGACAAGAAGATTTTTTGATACTCCGGTATGGGACTTTGATGTCACAAAGCCCTTTGCCGAAATTGAACGACTGCGGCGGAGGATGGACCGTTTGTTCGACGAATGGATGCCGTCCACCTGGAACGCCGGAAGGACCATGGGCGTGTTCCCGTTGATTAATCTGACTGAGGACCAGGAAAGCTACATTCTGCGGGCGGAAATCCCTGGTGTGAAAGCCGAGAATCTGGATATCCAGGTCACGGCCAAAAGCGTCTCCATTTCCGGAGAGCGTCATCTTCCCCAGAAAAAGGAAAACGTCAGCTACCACCGGCGGGAGCGTGAATGCGGCCGGTTTTCACGGGCTGTTGCACTATCCGGGGAAATTGCTCCGGACAGTGTTAACGCCAAACTGAAACACGGCGTGCTGACCCTGCGGCTTCCTAAAACCGAAGGGTCCAAAGCAAAACAAATTTCAGTAATGCTTTCTCAATCATAA
- a CDS encoding Hsp20/alpha crystallin family protein, translated as MTENDTKTLVPKGKQEVVSKAEQTKDDLVFTPDVDILESDREITLLADMPGVQSRDIKVDLCNGVLTLSGDIAPWEGPDEQDILIEYEVGRFYRSFSISETIDQDRIDAQLSDGVLRITLPKVESAIPRKIPVTVG; from the coding sequence ATGACCGAAAACGATACCAAGACGTTGGTGCCGAAAGGCAAACAGGAAGTTGTCTCAAAGGCGGAGCAGACAAAGGATGACCTGGTCTTCACGCCGGATGTGGACATCCTGGAGTCGGACCGCGAAATTACGTTGCTGGCGGACATGCCCGGCGTTCAAAGCCGAGACATAAAAGTGGATCTGTGCAACGGCGTGTTGACCCTATCCGGCGATATCGCGCCGTGGGAGGGTCCTGACGAGCAGGATATCCTGATCGAGTACGAAGTGGGTCGCTTTTACCGGTCGTTCAGCATATCCGAGACCATCGACCAGGATCGTATTGATGCTCAGTTAAGCGATGGCGTGCTGAGGATCACGTTGCCCAAGGTTGAAAGCGCCATTCCGCGCAAAATTCCCGTTACCGTCGGATGA
- the groES gene encoding co-chaperone GroES, whose translation MKIKPLNDRVIVKRVEEEQKMAGGIIIPDTVKEKPQKGEVVAVGPGKRNDDGKRIVLEIKEGDRILFGKYPGTKIKIDGEKHIFMREDDILGILN comes from the coding sequence ATTAAAATTAAACCTTTGAATGACAGGGTAATAGTCAAACGAGTGGAAGAAGAACAGAAAATGGCCGGAGGAATCATCATCCCCGATACCGTCAAGGAAAAACCCCAAAAAGGAGAGGTTGTTGCCGTAGGACCCGGAAAGCGGAACGACGACGGTAAACGCATTGTGTTGGAAATCAAGGAGGGGGATCGCATCTTGTTCGGTAAGTATCCCGGCACCAAAATCAAGATCGACGGCGAGAAGCACATCTTCATGCGTGAGGATGATATTCTGGGAATTTTGAACTGA